One window of the Streptomyces asoensis genome contains the following:
- a CDS encoding RNA polymerase sigma factor SigF — protein sequence MPNRANAKRHPHDDAPDTADAFRRLATLPPGPQRDTLRSQIVEAWLPMADRLAGRFRSRGEAFDDLRQVAALGLVKAVDRYDPELGNAFESYAVPTVTGEIKRHFRDHMWTLHVPRRVQELRNRVRFASQELAQTVSGRRPTVAEIAERAQLSEEDVRTGMAALESYTALSLDAELPGSEDGYSLSEVLGAADPALGTVVDRESVRTRLAALPERERAILYMRYFEDMTQSRIAERLGISQMHVSRLINRCCNRLREQVLKDVV from the coding sequence ATGCCGAACAGAGCAAACGCGAAGCGCCATCCGCACGACGACGCCCCCGACACCGCCGACGCCTTCCGCAGGCTCGCCACCCTGCCCCCGGGGCCCCAGCGCGACACGCTCCGCTCCCAGATCGTCGAGGCCTGGCTGCCCATGGCCGACCGTCTCGCCGGCCGCTTCCGCAGCCGCGGCGAGGCCTTCGACGACCTGCGTCAGGTCGCCGCGCTCGGCCTGGTCAAGGCCGTCGACCGCTATGACCCCGAACTCGGAAACGCTTTCGAGAGCTACGCCGTCCCCACCGTCACCGGTGAGATCAAGCGGCACTTCCGCGACCACATGTGGACCCTGCACGTGCCGCGCCGCGTCCAGGAACTGCGCAACCGGGTGCGCTTCGCGAGCCAGGAACTGGCCCAGACCGTCTCCGGGCGGCGGCCCACCGTCGCCGAGATCGCCGAGCGCGCGCAGCTCAGCGAGGAGGACGTCCGCACCGGGATGGCGGCGCTGGAGAGCTACACCGCGCTGTCGCTGGACGCGGAGCTGCCGGGCAGCGAGGACGGCTACTCGCTGAGCGAGGTGCTGGGGGCGGCGGACCCGGCGCTGGGCACGGTCGTCGACCGGGAGTCCGTCAGGACCCGGCTCGCCGCACTGCCCGAGCGGGAGCGGGCGATCTTGTACATGAGGTACTTCGAGGACATGACGCAGAGTCGGATCGCGGAGCGGCTGGGCATCTCACAGATGCATGTGTCCCGGCTGATCAACCGGTGCTGCAATCGGTTGCGGGAACAGGTTCTGAAGGACGTGGTGTAG
- a CDS encoding aminotransferase class I/II-fold pyridoxal phosphate-dependent enzyme, producing the protein MRRTGAEDHGPVRYGPPLPSDGLPVLPELVSVLARAAGRAESEPVGGGPALLDAAGGYWERRGTPAEPGRLVAGPGAPALLLALTAALGGDVLVPRPCAAWWAPYARLLGRPVFHVATPAECGGVPDPYALLETVRRVRAEGGDPRLLVLSVADDPTATVAPPEVLHEAVEAAAGEGLHLVSDETWRDTLHTPQDTVLVSPSEMLPEQVTVVSDLAGALLPTGWPAAVARFPDSATGDDLHARVLDVLTALGARVAAPVAAAAAYALAEPEPVAARVAAAVRLHARVADAVHATVVAAGGLALPPRAGRHLYVDLGPLRTALAAHGVGDAQDLEDFLSARLGMPAPGGHRFGDELGALRVRLSTGMLLDGTDAQRTECLTSPAPLELPHVQRALMLLRSVFDDLRDDAQRWEPPR; encoded by the coding sequence ATGCGGCGGACGGGAGCGGAGGACCACGGGCCCGTCCGCTACGGCCCGCCGCTGCCCTCGGACGGCCTGCCGGTGCTGCCGGAACTCGTCTCGGTACTCGCCCGGGCCGCCGGCCGCGCGGAAAGCGAGCCGGTCGGCGGCGGCCCCGCCCTCCTCGACGCCGCCGGCGGCTACTGGGAGCGGCGCGGGACCCCCGCCGAGCCGGGACGCCTCGTGGCCGGGCCCGGCGCCCCCGCCCTGCTGCTCGCGCTGACCGCGGCCCTCGGCGGCGACGTCCTGGTGCCCCGGCCCTGCGCGGCCTGGTGGGCGCCGTACGCACGCCTGTTGGGAAGGCCCGTCTTCCATGTGGCGACGCCCGCCGAGTGCGGCGGCGTCCCGGACCCCTACGCCCTGCTGGAGACCGTGCGCCGGGTGCGCGCCGAGGGCGGCGATCCGCGGCTGCTGGTGCTGTCCGTCGCCGACGACCCCACCGCGACCGTGGCGCCGCCCGAGGTGCTCCACGAGGCGGTGGAGGCCGCCGCGGGCGAGGGCCTGCATCTGGTCAGCGACGAGACCTGGCGCGACACGCTGCACACCCCGCAGGACACCGTGCTGGTCAGCCCCTCGGAGATGCTGCCCGAGCAGGTCACCGTCGTCAGCGACCTCGCCGGTGCGCTGCTGCCCACCGGCTGGCCGGCGGCCGTCGCCCGGTTCCCCGACTCGGCCACCGGCGACGACCTGCACGCGCGCGTGCTCGATGTCCTCACCGCGCTCGGCGCGCGCGTGGCCGCACCGGTCGCCGCCGCGGCCGCGTACGCCCTGGCCGAGCCCGAGCCGGTCGCCGCACGCGTCGCCGCCGCCGTACGTCTGCACGCGCGTGTGGCGGACGCGGTGCACGCCACCGTGGTCGCCGCGGGTGGCCTCGCCCTCCCGCCCCGGGCCGGTCGTCACCTGTACGTCGATCTCGGCCCGCTGCGCACCGCGCTCGCCGCGCACGGCGTCGGCGACGCACAGGACCTGGAGGACTTCCTCTCCGCCCGGCTCGGGATGCCCGCGCCGGGCGGACACCGCTTCGGGGACGAGCTCGGGGCACTGCGCGTCCGGCTGTCCACCGGCATGCTGCTGGACGGTACGGACGCGCAGCGCACGGAATGCCTCACGTCACCCGCACCGTTGGAACTGCCACACGTGCAACGCGCGTTGATGCTCTTGAGGTCGGTCTTCGACGATCTCCGTGACGACGCTCAGCGATGGGAGCCTCCTCGATGA
- a CDS encoding MBL fold metallo-hydrolase — translation MTQQSESTTTGTVTTEDADAPAPVSPAPVSPAPVSPAPVSPAPVSPAPVSPAPVSPAPVSPAPLSPAPLSPAPLSPAPLSPLAPPAPPLAEPRPPGERRVWPRTFHDRLTSPLPDLKAFARFAREGSVRPGRDGLADIPLLPFAPAPLPRVDARTIAVSWAGHASWVVSVGGLTVLTDPVWSRRILGTPARITPVGVPWEELPRVDAVVISHNHYDHLDAPTLRRLPRDTPVFVPAGLGRWFLRRRFTRVTELDWWEAAELSGVRFDFVPSHHWSKRSLTDTCHSLWGGWVLTAPDGQRVYFAGDTGYGHWFSRIGQRHPGIDLALLPIGAYDPRWWLSDVHCDPEEAVRATLDLGARRMAPMHWGTFVLSAEPVLEPLTRVRAAWEKAGLDRDDLWDLPVGGARVLE, via the coding sequence ATGACGCAGCAGTCCGAGTCGACCACCACCGGCACCGTGACCACCGAGGACGCCGACGCCCCGGCTCCCGTGTCCCCGGCCCCCGTGTCCCCGGCTCCCGTGTCCCCGGCTCCCGTGTCCCCGGCTCCCGTGTCCCCGGCTCCCGTGTCCCCGGCTCCCGTGTCCCCGGCTCCCGTGTCCCCGGCTCCCCTGTCCCCGGCCCCCCTGTCCCCGGCCCCCCTGTCCCCGGCCCCCCTGTCCCCGCTCGCGCCCCCCGCCCCGCCGCTCGCCGAGCCCCGCCCACCGGGGGAGCGGCGGGTGTGGCCGCGGACCTTCCACGACCGGCTGACCTCACCGCTGCCCGACCTCAAGGCCTTCGCCCGGTTCGCCCGTGAGGGTTCCGTGCGTCCCGGCAGGGACGGCCTCGCCGACATTCCCCTGCTGCCCTTCGCGCCCGCCCCGCTGCCCCGGGTGGACGCCCGTACGATCGCCGTCTCCTGGGCGGGCCACGCCAGTTGGGTGGTGAGCGTCGGCGGCCTCACCGTCCTGACCGACCCGGTCTGGTCGCGCCGTATCCTCGGCACCCCGGCCCGGATCACCCCCGTGGGCGTCCCCTGGGAGGAGCTTCCGCGCGTCGACGCCGTCGTCATCAGCCACAACCACTACGACCACCTCGACGCCCCCACGCTGCGCCGGCTCCCGCGCGACACACCCGTGTTCGTGCCGGCCGGGCTCGGACGCTGGTTCCTGCGCCGCCGGTTCACCCGGGTCACCGAGCTGGACTGGTGGGAGGCCGCCGAACTCTCCGGCGTCCGCTTCGACTTCGTGCCGTCCCACCACTGGTCCAAGCGCTCCCTCACCGACACCTGTCACTCCCTCTGGGGCGGCTGGGTGCTCACCGCCCCCGACGGACAGCGCGTCTACTTCGCCGGGGACACCGGCTACGGCCACTGGTTCTCCCGCATCGGACAGCGCCACCCCGGCATCGACCTCGCCCTGCTGCCCATCGGCGCCTACGACCCCCGCTGGTGGCTCAGTGACGTCCACTGCGACCCGGAGGAGGCGGTCCGCGCCACTCTCGACCTCGGGGCGCGGCGGATGGCCCCGATGCACTGGGGCACGTTCGTGCTGTCCGCCGAGCCCGTCCTGGAGCCCCTCACGCGCGTGCGTGCTGCCTGGGAGAAGGCGGGGCTGGACCGGGACGACCTGTGGGACCTGCCGGTGGGAGGCGCACGGGTACTGGAGTGA
- a CDS encoding DedA family protein, which yields MKWWLAATVTVVPTEATQQALGYPSLFLLVLIGALVPVVPTGALVSTAAAVAVHQTVPFALAMVFLTASLAAFCGDAALYWLGRRGMRSKNGSRWLEAIRSRAPEERLEQAQDKLAHHGTAVLVLSRLVPAGRIPVMLACLMAKWPLRRFMRGNLPACLAWAVTYQLIGILGGSLFPEPWEGVVAAVALTVVIGAAPSLWRRVRGTRAA from the coding sequence GTGAAATGGTGGCTCGCCGCGACCGTGACGGTCGTGCCGACGGAGGCCACGCAGCAGGCCCTCGGCTATCCGTCGTTGTTCCTGCTGGTGCTGATCGGGGCGCTGGTGCCGGTGGTGCCGACGGGGGCGCTGGTGAGTACGGCGGCGGCGGTCGCCGTCCATCAGACGGTGCCGTTCGCGCTGGCGATGGTGTTCCTGACGGCGTCGCTCGCGGCGTTCTGCGGGGACGCGGCGCTGTACTGGCTGGGGCGGCGCGGGATGCGGTCGAAGAACGGCTCACGCTGGCTGGAGGCGATCCGCTCGCGGGCCCCCGAGGAGCGGCTGGAGCAGGCGCAGGACAAGCTCGCCCACCACGGCACGGCCGTACTGGTGCTGTCCCGGCTGGTGCCGGCGGGCCGGATACCGGTGATGCTGGCCTGTCTGATGGCGAAGTGGCCGCTGCGCCGCTTCATGCGGGGCAATCTCCCGGCTTGTCTGGCCTGGGCGGTGACCTACCAGCTGATCGGGATCCTCGGCGGCTCGCTGTTCCCCGAGCCGTGGGAGGGCGTGGTCGCCGCGGTCGCGCTGACCGTGGTGATCGGCGCGGCCCCGAGCCTGTGGCGCCGGGTCCGGGGAACCAGGGCCGCCTAG
- a CDS encoding MBL fold metallo-hydrolase, whose product MAVEITWWGHATCTVEDSDVRVLTDPLFARRLAHLRRRRGALPPPGAWRADVALVSHLHADHLHVPSLARLAPGTRLLVPRGAPRAVPGLRRLRHLRLSEMAPGDETTVGDVRIRAVPARHDGRRLPVGRHHSPALGYVVEGEARTYFAGDTGLFDDMAKEVGPVDVALLPVGGWGPYLGEGHLDAGRAAEALVRLAPRTAVPVHYGTYWPIGMDAVRPHEFHAPGEEFVRLAAERAPGVAVHRLGHGESVRPEVSR is encoded by the coding sequence GTGGCGGTGGAGATCACGTGGTGGGGGCACGCCACCTGCACGGTCGAGGATTCGGACGTACGTGTGCTCACCGACCCCCTGTTCGCGCGCCGCCTCGCACATCTGCGCCGCCGCCGGGGCGCGCTGCCCCCGCCCGGCGCCTGGCGCGCGGACGTGGCGCTCGTCTCCCACCTGCACGCCGACCATCTGCACGTGCCCTCGCTGGCGCGCCTTGCGCCGGGCACGCGCCTGCTGGTGCCCCGGGGCGCGCCGCGCGCCGTCCCCGGGCTGCGCCGGCTGCGGCATCTGCGGCTGAGCGAGATGGCGCCGGGGGACGAGACCACCGTCGGCGACGTGCGGATACGGGCCGTGCCCGCGCGCCACGACGGACGCCGGCTGCCGGTCGGACGGCACCACTCCCCCGCGCTCGGGTACGTCGTCGAGGGCGAGGCCCGGACGTACTTCGCCGGGGACACCGGCCTGTTCGACGACATGGCCAAGGAGGTCGGGCCGGTCGACGTGGCGCTGCTGCCGGTGGGCGGCTGGGGGCCGTACCTCGGCGAGGGGCACCTGGACGCGGGGCGCGCGGCCGAGGCGCTGGTCCGGCTGGCGCCGCGCACCGCGGTGCCTGTGCACTACGGCACGTACTGGCCGATCGGCATGGACGCCGTGCGCCCCCATGAATTCCATGCCCCCGGCGAGGAGTTCGTACGGCTCGCGGCGGAACGTGCGCCGGGAGTGGCGGTGCACCGGCTCGGGCACGGGGAGAGCGTGCGCCCGGAGGTCTCCCGGTGA
- a CDS encoding phage holin family protein, whose translation MRGVRWRRAVSQAGRSVAVWGVSTLTMLVLAGILPDFRLQSADGASATTIAMTAAVGAGVFGVLSALAWPLLVRLLLLVPALVLGLLVFFLNGSLLLLALRLNPSGQSEAAPETAVIVAAVMSAVASATGGALAVRDDDAYRRRLYRLADRRRRGGAACPATPGTVFLQLDGVGHDVLAAAVRKGLMPTVAGWLGSVPQQDRGQGRAASGAPRPSHRLISWHTDWSSQTGASQLGILHGSNHDVPAFRWYEKDTGEVMVCNRPTSAAELQRRAVERTGDGGLLSADGASRGNLFSGGADEQALVLSIATRRRSRETRSRAGYFAYFSDPANAVRTALSFVAEVGRETGQSTRARLRRERPRVGRGGLYPLVRAFATVVERDVVVAAVMGDMLAGRTAVYADLVAYDEVAHHSGPLGRDTEQVLGRLDRALALLENVAEHAPRPYRIVVLSDHGQSPGETFHARYGLTLGDLVRAGCGLAVSRKAERTHSGAEARAAVRAALRRPVEEGGERHRPAGRRSEPIVLASGNLGLISFPDVPHRMSKEEIDARHPALLTTLANHPGIGFLLVRSEEHGGVVLGAYGAEIPLDQLDRTPGPLAAFGPGAADAVRRTHSFPHTADIMVNSFHDPADGEVLAFEEQIGSHGGLGGAQARPFLLSPLALSAAVEDDEELIGAEQVHRVLRRWLRESNGPQVPLETAPEERAA comes from the coding sequence GTGCGAGGGGTGCGGTGGCGGCGGGCTGTCAGCCAGGCCGGGCGGAGCGTCGCGGTGTGGGGCGTCTCCACGCTCACGATGCTGGTGCTCGCGGGGATCCTGCCCGACTTCCGGCTCCAGTCCGCCGACGGCGCCAGCGCCACCACCATCGCCATGACCGCCGCCGTCGGCGCCGGGGTGTTCGGTGTGCTGTCGGCCCTGGCCTGGCCCCTGCTGGTGCGCCTGCTGCTGCTCGTACCGGCGCTGGTCCTCGGCCTGCTGGTGTTCTTCCTCAACGGCTCGCTGCTGCTGCTCGCCCTGCGTCTGAACCCCTCCGGGCAGAGCGAGGCCGCCCCGGAGACCGCCGTGATCGTCGCCGCCGTGATGTCCGCCGTCGCCTCAGCGACGGGCGGCGCCCTGGCCGTACGCGACGACGACGCCTACCGCCGCCGGCTGTACCGGCTCGCCGACCGGCGCCGGAGAGGCGGCGCAGCCTGCCCCGCCACGCCCGGCACCGTCTTCCTCCAGCTCGACGGCGTCGGCCACGACGTGCTGGCCGCGGCGGTGCGCAAGGGGCTGATGCCGACCGTCGCCGGATGGCTGGGCAGCGTCCCGCAACAGGACCGTGGACAGGGCCGCGCCGCAAGCGGCGCGCCCCGCCCCAGCCACCGGCTCATCTCGTGGCACACCGACTGGTCCAGCCAGACCGGCGCCAGCCAACTCGGCATCCTGCACGGCAGCAACCACGACGTGCCCGCCTTCCGCTGGTACGAGAAGGACACCGGGGAGGTGATGGTCTGCAACCGTCCCACCAGCGCCGCCGAACTCCAGCGCCGCGCGGTCGAACGCACCGGCGACGGCGGGCTGCTGTCCGCCGACGGCGCGAGCCGCGGCAACCTCTTCAGCGGCGGCGCGGACGAGCAGGCCCTCGTGCTGTCCATCGCCACCCGCCGGCGCAGCCGGGAGACGCGGTCCCGGGCCGGCTACTTCGCCTACTTCTCCGACCCGGCCAACGCCGTGCGCACCGCGCTGTCGTTCGTCGCCGAGGTCGGCCGCGAGACGGGCCAGTCCACCCGCGCCCGGCTGCGCAGGGAACGCCCACGCGTCGGACGCGGCGGCCTCTACCCGCTCGTCCGCGCCTTCGCGACCGTCGTCGAACGCGACGTCGTGGTGGCCGCCGTGATGGGCGACATGCTCGCCGGCCGCACCGCCGTCTACGCCGACCTGGTGGCGTACGACGAGGTCGCGCACCACTCCGGGCCGCTCGGCCGGGACACCGAGCAGGTCCTCGGCCGCCTCGACCGGGCGCTCGCGCTGCTCGAGAACGTCGCCGAGCACGCCCCCCGCCCCTACCGGATCGTCGTCCTGTCCGACCACGGCCAGAGCCCCGGCGAAACGTTTCACGCCCGCTACGGCCTCACCCTCGGCGACCTGGTGCGGGCCGGCTGCGGGCTGGCCGTGTCGCGCAAGGCCGAACGCACCCACAGCGGCGCCGAGGCCCGGGCGGCCGTCCGCGCGGCGCTGCGCCGGCCCGTCGAGGAGGGCGGCGAACGCCACCGCCCGGCCGGCCGCCGCTCGGAACCGATCGTGCTGGCCTCGGGCAACCTCGGCCTGATCTCCTTCCCGGACGTACCGCACCGGATGAGCAAGGAGGAGATCGACGCCCGCCACCCCGCCCTGCTGACCACCCTCGCCAACCACCCCGGCATCGGCTTCCTCCTCGTCCGCAGCGAGGAGCACGGCGGGGTCGTCCTCGGCGCGTACGGCGCGGAGATACCGCTGGACCAACTCGACCGGACGCCCGGCCCGCTGGCCGCCTTCGGGCCCGGAGCCGCCGACGCCGTGCGCCGCACCCACTCCTTCCCGCACACCGCCGACATCATGGTCAACTCCTTCCACGACCCGGCCGACGGCGAGGTCCTCGCCTTCGAGGAGCAGATCGGCTCCCACGGCGGCCTCGGCGGCGCCCAGGCCAGACCGTTCCTGCTGTCCCCGCTCGCCCTGTCCGCGGCCGTCGAGGACGACGAGGAGTTGATCGGCGCGGAGCAGGTGCACCGCGTCCTGCGCCGCTGGCTGCGCGAGTCCAACGGGCCCCAGGTACCGCTCGAGACGGCACCGGAGGAGCGCGCCGCCTGA
- a CDS encoding ATP-binding protein — protein sequence MQAAVTVTPSRIPELLLGLATVRPVFLWGAPGIGKSSLVRDFAESLGLECVSLLGTQLAPEDLIGVPQIRDGRSVFCPPEAIARDEPYCLFLDELNAATPDVQKAFYSLILDRRIGNYELPKGSIVIGAGNRATDNALARPIASALVNRLTHVHLEASAKDWLKWAAANDIHPWVVDHLTDRPDHLWSKPPKTEEPFSTPRSWHMLSDALHSFGPDLDEDTLTVLAHGTLTPTHATAFRGYVKIVRSRYGIEAILKGEAPWPRRVEDRDLLYYLADSFRGRLVKELPAVREHMSAKGRQTAYRAKSLLVQLAEISVEVAQTVIASDTDGNPVLPAWFLVEAARDMPRLVEARR from the coding sequence TTGCAGGCTGCCGTCACGGTCACGCCCTCCCGTATCCCCGAACTGCTCCTCGGCCTCGCCACCGTGCGGCCGGTGTTCCTCTGGGGCGCCCCCGGTATCGGAAAGTCCTCCCTGGTCAGGGACTTCGCCGAGTCGCTGGGGCTGGAGTGCGTGAGCCTGCTCGGTACACAGCTCGCGCCCGAGGACCTGATCGGCGTACCCCAGATCCGGGACGGGCGGTCGGTGTTCTGCCCGCCGGAGGCCATCGCCCGTGACGAGCCGTACTGTCTGTTCCTGGACGAGCTGAACGCGGCCACGCCCGACGTCCAGAAGGCGTTCTACTCCCTCATCCTCGACCGGCGGATCGGCAACTACGAGCTCCCCAAGGGCTCGATCGTCATCGGCGCCGGGAACCGGGCCACGGACAACGCGCTCGCCCGGCCCATCGCCTCCGCGCTCGTCAACCGCCTCACCCATGTCCACCTCGAGGCGTCCGCGAAGGACTGGCTGAAGTGGGCCGCGGCCAACGACATCCACCCCTGGGTCGTCGACCACCTCACCGACCGGCCCGACCATCTGTGGTCCAAGCCGCCGAAAACCGAGGAACCGTTTTCCACCCCCCGCTCCTGGCACATGCTCTCCGACGCGCTGCACTCCTTCGGGCCCGACCTCGACGAGGACACCCTCACGGTGCTCGCGCACGGCACGCTGACGCCCACGCACGCCACCGCCTTCCGCGGCTACGTCAAGATCGTGCGCAGCCGGTACGGCATCGAGGCCATCCTCAAGGGCGAGGCCCCCTGGCCGCGCCGGGTCGAGGACCGCGACCTGCTCTACTACCTCGCCGACTCGTTCCGCGGCCGGCTCGTCAAGGAACTCCCCGCCGTCCGGGAGCACATGTCGGCGAAGGGCCGGCAGACCGCGTACCGCGCCAAGTCGCTGCTCGTGCAGCTCGCCGAGATCTCCGTCGAGGTCGCGCAGACCGTCATCGCCTCCGACACCGACGGCAACCCGGTGCTGCCCGCCTGGTTCCTGGTCGAGGCGGCCCGGGACATGCCCCGTCTCGTGGAGGCACGCCGGTGA
- a CDS encoding vWA domain-containing protein, translated as MKREDRDKKKRDLAAEAFESGRLALRGNPALAAVDFDICRREECTMAPRDGLVRADSNGTLHAHPTRIADPAAWAWSLAHAALHLGFGHLPASPRERAQPDRYDLAARCMVVNRFLLTFPVGRAPDELPSSYPGGDEEQLAARWRRSGLPAAYEHCGTAGTAADQVLVRWTWSGRQMPDWPLAFATALTRTVSAAMDMAGGRRDSLGGEVAPRRPWERALSWFVSSYPLLGGLAAGIKLVADAELARAHGISIAAVNAEAGEIYINPLRRYEDEEWRFVLAHEMLHAALRHGDRCGTRDPYLFNVACDYVINGWLREMQVGTMPEGLLFDAELAGLSAEEVYDRITVDLRRMRRLATLRGKGLGDILGAPLGPPCDYVDLDGFYRRGLAQGLDLHQRQERGFLPGGLVEEIRALSHPPLPWDARLARWFDEFVPRPEPVRTYARPARRQASTPDIPRAGRWFPPEEIARCTFGVVLDTSGSMDRTLLGKALGAIASYAEARDVPAARVVFCDAAAHDAGYLPVTEIAGRVRVHGRGGTVLQPGIDLLHRADDFPPGAPLLVITDGWCDVLRVRRDHAYLIPQGRRLPFTARGPVFRVR; from the coding sequence GTGAAACGTGAGGACCGCGACAAGAAGAAGCGGGATCTCGCGGCGGAGGCGTTCGAGTCCGGGAGGCTGGCGCTGCGCGGCAACCCGGCGCTGGCCGCTGTCGACTTCGACATCTGCCGCCGCGAGGAGTGCACCATGGCTCCCCGCGACGGACTCGTCCGCGCGGACTCCAACGGCACCCTGCACGCCCATCCCACCCGGATCGCCGATCCCGCCGCCTGGGCCTGGTCCCTCGCGCACGCCGCCCTCCACCTCGGCTTCGGACACCTCCCGGCCTCCCCGCGCGAGCGCGCCCAGCCCGACCGGTACGACCTCGCCGCGCGCTGTATGGTCGTCAACCGTTTTCTACTGACGTTTCCGGTCGGCCGCGCCCCCGACGAGCTGCCGTCGTCGTACCCGGGCGGCGACGAGGAGCAGCTCGCCGCCCGCTGGCGGCGCAGCGGACTCCCGGCCGCCTACGAGCACTGCGGCACCGCGGGGACGGCCGCCGACCAGGTGCTCGTGCGCTGGACCTGGTCCGGGCGGCAGATGCCGGACTGGCCGCTGGCCTTCGCCACCGCCCTGACCCGGACCGTGTCCGCCGCGATGGACATGGCGGGCGGCCGCCGCGACTCCCTCGGCGGTGAAGTAGCCCCCCGGCGGCCCTGGGAACGCGCGCTGAGCTGGTTCGTCTCGTCCTACCCGCTGCTCGGCGGCCTCGCGGCCGGCATCAAGCTCGTCGCCGACGCCGAACTCGCCCGCGCGCACGGCATCTCGATCGCCGCCGTGAACGCGGAGGCGGGCGAGATCTACATCAACCCGCTGCGCCGCTACGAGGACGAGGAGTGGCGGTTCGTCCTCGCCCACGAGATGCTGCACGCCGCCCTGCGCCACGGCGACCGCTGCGGCACCCGCGACCCCTACCTCTTCAACGTCGCCTGCGACTACGTCATCAACGGCTGGCTGCGCGAGATGCAGGTCGGCACCATGCCCGAAGGGCTGCTGTTCGACGCGGAGTTGGCGGGCCTGTCCGCCGAGGAGGTCTACGACCGCATCACCGTGGACCTGCGCCGGATGCGTCGACTGGCCACCCTGCGCGGCAAGGGACTCGGCGACATCCTCGGAGCCCCGCTCGGCCCGCCCTGCGACTACGTCGACCTCGACGGCTTCTACCGCCGCGGCCTCGCCCAGGGCCTCGACCTGCACCAGCGGCAGGAACGCGGCTTCCTGCCCGGCGGGTTGGTGGAGGAGATCCGGGCACTCAGCCACCCGCCGCTGCCCTGGGACGCCCGACTCGCCCGCTGGTTCGACGAGTTCGTGCCGCGCCCCGAGCCGGTGCGGACCTACGCCCGCCCCGCGCGCCGGCAGGCCTCCACGCCCGACATCCCGCGCGCCGGCCGCTGGTTCCCGCCCGAGGAGATCGCCCGCTGCACCTTCGGCGTAGTCCTCGACACCTCCGGCTCCATGGACCGCACCCTGCTCGGCAAGGCGCTCGGCGCCATCGCCTCGTACGCCGAGGCCCGCGACGTCCCGGCCGCCCGGGTCGTGTTCTGCGACGCGGCCGCGCACGACGCGGGCTATCTGCCGGTCACCGAGATCGCCGGCCGGGTCCGTGTGCACGGCCGCGGCGGCACGGTCCTCCAGCCCGGCATCGACCTGCTGCACCGCGCCGACGACTTCCCGCCGGGCGCGCCGCTGCTCGTCATCACCGACGGCTGGTGCGACGTGCTGCGGGTACGGCGCGACCACGCGTACCTGATCCCACAGGGTCGTCGACTGCCGTTCACCGCGCGGGGGCCGGTGTTCCGGGTGCGGTGA
- a CDS encoding OsmC family peroxiredoxin, which translates to MATTRSAHTVWEGNLLEGNGVVTFDSSGIGQQPVSWPSRAEQANGKTSPEELIAAAHSSCFSMALSHGLAGAGTPPTKLVTSADVTFQPGEGITGIHLTVEGTVPGLDDDAFAAAAEDAKKNCPVSQALTGTTITLSAKLA; encoded by the coding sequence GTGGCTACCACGCGCTCCGCACACACGGTCTGGGAAGGCAACCTGCTCGAGGGCAACGGGGTCGTGACCTTCGACTCCTCCGGCATCGGTCAGCAGCCGGTGTCGTGGCCTTCGCGCGCCGAGCAGGCGAACGGCAAGACCAGCCCGGAGGAGCTGATCGCCGCCGCCCACTCCAGCTGCTTCTCCATGGCGCTGTCGCACGGCCTGGCCGGCGCCGGCACCCCGCCCACCAAGCTCGTCACCTCGGCGGACGTCACCTTCCAGCCGGGAGAGGGCATCACCGGCATCCACCTGACCGTGGAGGGCACCGTCCCCGGTCTCGACGACGACGCGTTCGCCGCCGCCGCCGAGGACGCCAAGAAGAACTGCCCGGTCAGCCAGGCGCTCACCGGCACGACCATCACCCTGTCGGCCAAGCTCGCCTGA